A section of the Labrus mixtus chromosome 15, fLabMix1.1, whole genome shotgun sequence genome encodes:
- the oard1 gene encoding ADP-ribose glycohydrolase OARD1 isoform X1 encodes MSSKPEEPVSTHQFEPAEDSWSLNYVTGNLFSCPEDEALAHCISEDCRMGAGIAVMFKQKFKGIGELKEQKKTVGQCAVLKRDRRFVYYLITKKKASQKPTYDSLRQSLEDMKSHCVLNGVTRISMPRIGCGLDRLAWDKVSEILEQVFEGTDISITVYSLPEKAETKVMKEHAHR; translated from the exons ATGTCGTCCAAACCCGAGGAACCAGTCAGCACTCACCAATTTGAG CCTGCAGAAGACAGCTGGAGCCTGAACTATGTGACTGGGAACCTGTTCTCCTGCCCTGAAGACGAGGCTTTGGCACACTGCATCAGCGAGGACTGCCGCATGGGGGCAGGCATAGCAGTGATGTTCAAGCAAAAGTTCAAAGGGATAGGGGAGTTAAAGGAGCAGA AAAAGACCGTGGGACAGTGTGCTGTACTGAAACGAGACAGACGTTTCGTCTATTATCTG ATAACAAAGAAGAAGGCAAGCCAGAAACCAACCTATGACAGCCTGAGACAGAGCCTGGAGGACATGAAGTCACACTGTGTACTGAACGGAGTAACAAGAATATCAATGCCTCG TATCGGTTGTGGCCTGGATCGACTGGCGTGGGACAAAGTGTCAGAGATACTGGAACAGGTCTTCGAAGGCACAGACATCTCCATCACAGTCTACAGCCTTCCTGAGAAAGCAGAGACCAAAGTGATGAAGGAACACGCGCACAGATGA
- the oard1 gene encoding ADP-ribose glycohydrolase OARD1 isoform X2 yields MLPPPGQPAEDSWSLNYVTGNLFSCPEDEALAHCISEDCRMGAGIAVMFKQKFKGIGELKEQKKTVGQCAVLKRDRRFVYYLITKKKASQKPTYDSLRQSLEDMKSHCVLNGVTRISMPRIGCGLDRLAWDKVSEILEQVFEGTDISITVYSLPEKAETKVMKEHAHR; encoded by the exons ATGCTGCCCCCTCCTGGTCAGCCTGCAGAAGACAGCTGGAGCCTGAACTATGTGACTGGGAACCTGTTCTCCTGCCCTGAAGACGAGGCTTTGGCACACTGCATCAGCGAGGACTGCCGCATGGGGGCAGGCATAGCAGTGATGTTCAAGCAAAAGTTCAAAGGGATAGGGGAGTTAAAGGAGCAGA AAAAGACCGTGGGACAGTGTGCTGTACTGAAACGAGACAGACGTTTCGTCTATTATCTG ATAACAAAGAAGAAGGCAAGCCAGAAACCAACCTATGACAGCCTGAGACAGAGCCTGGAGGACATGAAGTCACACTGTGTACTGAACGGAGTAACAAGAATATCAATGCCTCG TATCGGTTGTGGCCTGGATCGACTGGCGTGGGACAAAGTGTCAGAGATACTGGAACAGGTCTTCGAAGGCACAGACATCTCCATCACAGTCTACAGCCTTCCTGAGAAAGCAGAGACCAAAGTGATGAAGGAACACGCGCACAGATGA